The genomic region CTTCAGGAGGTACGGCTCGCCCTCGGTGGCGACGTAGAAGGTGTACGTCCCTTCCTTGTCCGACGGATCGGTCACCCTCAGCCCGAGCGCCTCCCGGCCGTCGATGCGGGTGGCCTCGCCCTTCGTCGCCGTACCGAACGACTCGAACGGCCGGGTGCACTGGGACAGCCCGCCGCCCGGCTTCGACTCGGCGACGGGCACCTTCGCCCATTTACCCGGCCGGGCGGCGCCGAGGTCGTTGCCGCTCCACGTCTCCAGGTACGCCTTGTCCGGGCGGACGTAGTCCGTCTCGCCGATCCGGATCTGTTCCAACGTGCCGCTTGCGGAGAAGGTGTTCTTCACCTGGCACCGGTTCTTCAGGTCGGTGGTCATCCGCCATGTCACCTGGTCGTCGCCGACCGTATTGGTGATCTTGATGGTGAGTGAACTCAGCTCTTCCATCCTGGCGTTGGCCTCGTCGAGCAGGTCCGCCGCCGACTTCTCGGAGACCCCGCCTCCACCGCCCCCGCACCCGACGAGCGCGAGCCCGGACATCAGACACGCCAGTGTCACGGACTTCGTCCTGCGCATCGCTCGCACCGGGCCCCCGCCTCTCCACCGCATGCACGATCACGATCATGACCGAGCAGCGGGAGCCTATCAACGGCCCCTCGGACCCCCGGGCGGGGAGGTGCCGGGTCGTACTCGTCGGGAAGCGCGGAAGGGGCGGGACGCCATGGCGTCCCGCCCCTGAACCGTTCCGCGTGCTACTTCACCGGGGTGAAGTCACGCGCCCCGATGAACTCGGGCCGGCGGATCGGAGCCGCGAAGGGCTCCTCCGCCGTGTTCTCCACGCTGTTGAAGACGATGAAGACGTTGCTGCGCGCGTAGGGGGTGATGTTGTCCCCGGAGCCGTGCATGGCGTTGCAGTCGAACCAGGTCGCCGAGCCGGCCTTGCCGGTGAAGAGCTTGATGCCGTGGCGGTCGGCCATCTTGGTCAGCACCTCGTCGGACGGGATGCCGGCGTCCTGCATCTGCAGCGACTTCTTGTAGTTGTCCTTCGGCGTCTCGCCCGCGCAGCCGACGAACGACTTGTGCGAGCCGGGCATGATCATCAGCCCGCCGTTGGTGTCGTAGTTCTCGGTCAGCGCGATCGAGACGGACACGGTCCGCATGTTCGGCAGACCGTCCTCGGCGTGCCAGGTCTCGAAGTCCGAGTGCCAGTAGAAGCCCGAGGCACCGAAGCCCGGCTTGACGTTGATCCTCGACTGGTGGACGTACACGTCGGAGCCCAGGATCTGGCGGGCCCGGCCCACCACACGCTCGTCGCGGACCAGGTTCGCGAAGACCTCGCTGAGCTTGTGGACCTCGAAGACGGACCGCACGCTCTGCGACTTCGGCTCGATGATCGAGCGTTCGTCGGCGCGGACCAGCGGGTCGGCGATCAGCCGGTCCAGCTCGGCGTGGTAGCCCGCCACCTCGCCGGGGGTGATGAGCTGGTCGATGGCGAGGAAGCCGTCGTGCTCGAAGGACTGGAGGTCCTTCGCGGCGATCGGTCCCGGCGCGCCCGGCGCGGACCAGATGACCGGGTCCTGGCGGGGAGTGGTCATCTCGGCGGCGCCGCGCGAGGGGTACAGGTCGGCGCGTACATCGGTGGTCATGGGTCAGCCCTCCTCTGTCAGCAGCGGGTATACACCGTTCTCGTCATGGTCCTCCCGTCCGGTGACGGGGGGATTGAACACGCACACGCAGCGGAAGTCGGTCTTGGGCCGCAGCGTGTGCTTCTCGTGCCCGTTCAGCAGGTACATCGTCCCGGGGGAGATCCAGTGCGTCTCGCCGGTCTCGTCGTTGGTGAGCTCGGCCTCGCCCTCGGTGCACAGCACGGCCTCGATGTGGTTCGCGTACCACATCGACGTCTCCGTGCCCGCGTACAGCACGGTCTCGTGGAGCGAGAAGCCCACCTTCTCCTTGGCGAGCACTATGCGCTTGCTCTCCCAGGTACCTGAAGCGGACTTGATGTGCCGGTCGGTGTTCTCGATGTCACTGAAAGATCGGACGATCACGGTGGGGTGGTGCCTTTCTCTTCTGTCCTGCTCTGGGGTGCCTGCGCGGGTGCGTACCCCTGCTCAGGCGGTCTCGCGGACGGATCGGGCCAGCGTGCGCAGGCCCTCCTCCAGTTCTTCGGGGGTGATGGTCAGCGGCGGCAGCAGCTTCACGACCTCGGACTGCGGGCCGGAGGTCTCCAGCAGCAGACCGAGCTCGAAGGCGCGTGCGCAGACGGCGGAGGCGCGCTCGGGGTCGGTGAACTCCAGACCCCAGACCAGGCCGCGGCCGCGGAACTGTGCGGTCGGCTCCTCGCCGCAGATCGCCAGCATCGTCTGCTCGACCTGCTCGCCGCGGGCCAGGGTCTGCTTCTCCATCTGGCCGTCCGCCCAGTAGGCGTCGAGCGTGGCGGCGGCGGTGACGAAGGCCGGGTTGTTGCCGCGGAACGTGCCGTTGTGCTCGCCCGGCTCCCAGATGTCCAGCTCGCCCTTGAAGAGGCAGAGCGACATCGGCAGGCCGTAGCCGCTGATGGACTTCGACAGCGTGACGATGTCCGGGACGATGCCGGCCTCCTCGAAGGAGAAGAAGCCGCCGGTACGGCCGCAGCCCATCTGGATGTCGTCGACGATCAGGAGCATGTCCTGGCGGTGGCAGAGCTCCTGGAGGGCGCGGAGCCACTCGGCGCGGGCGACGTTGATGCCGCCCTCACCCTGCACGGTCTCCACGATCACGGCGGCGGGCTTGTTCAGCCCGGACCCCTGGTCCTCCAGGAGCCGCTCGAACCAGATGAAGTCGGGGACGGTGCCGTCGAAGTAGTTGTCGAACGGCATCGGGGTGCCGTGCACCAGCGGGATGCCGGCTCCGGCTCGCTTGAAGGCGTTGCCGGTCACGGCGAGCGAACCGAGCGACATGCCGTGGAAGGCGTTGGTGAACGAGACGACGGACTCGCGCCCCTTGACCTTGCGGGCGAGCTTCAGCGCCGCCTCGACGGCGTTGGTGCCGGTCGGGCCGGGGAACATCACCTTGTAGGGCAGGTCACGCGGGCGCAGGATCACGTTCTCGAAGGTCTCGAGGAACGCCCGTTTGGCCGTCGTGGCCATGTCCAGGCCGTGGGTGATGCCGTCGCGCTCGATGTAGTCGATCAGCGCGCGTTTCAGCACCGGGTTGTTGTGGCCGTAGTTCAGTGAACCGGCGCCGGCGAAGAAGTCGAGGTACGAGTGTCCGTCCTCGTCGGACAGACGGGCGCCCTGCGCGCGGTCGAAGACTGCGGGCCAACCGCGGCAGTAGCTCCGTACTTCCGACTCCAGGGTCTCGAAGACACTCAGGGCGGGCGGGGTGATGGTCACAGCTGATCTCCTGCTCGAGGGGGGTGTGACGGGCGGCGGGTCAGGCGAGCCCGGGGATACCGCGCCCGGGCGGGGCGCGGAGGGGCGCTGGGAGTCCCTAGAAGGGACCGATGCGGTAGAGCACCTCCGGCAGGTGCGTCCCCTCGGGGAACAGCGCCCCCTCGAAGAGCACCTCGCGCTCGAGTGGCACGTCGTGCCGCTGCGCGAAGGACGTGAACAACCGGTCGGAGGCGGTGTTGTCCGGGGTGATGGTCGTCTCGACCGAGGCCAGGCCCTGGTCGGAGGCGACACGTGAGGTCAGTGCGTCCAGCAGCGTGGCCGCCAGTCCCTTGCCACGGTGGGCCTGGTCCACGGCCACCTGCCAGACGACGAGCGTCTCGGGGCGGTCGGGGCGGATGTACCCGGTCACGAAGGCGATCGGGTCGCCGTTCTCGTCGCGGGCGACCACGGAGGTCGCCGCGAAGTCACGGCACCACAGCAGGTAGCTGTACGAGGAGTTGAGGTCCAGTACCTCGGAGTCGCGGGCAATGCGCCAGATCGCGGCTCCGTCCTCCACTCGCGGGGTGTCGATTCTGAGGAATTCGCTTCGGGCACTTGCAAAATCTGCTGGTGCGGCGGTCATGCGAATTGAATTTACCCAGCAAAAATCAAAATTGCATCGTCGCAGGGGGTTGGGTCGACGGGTCTCTTGTGCTATCACGCGGGCGCGGGCCGGGTTCGATCGGGGGGCGATTTCCCTAGTCTTGTCCGGAATTTATCG from Streptomyces sp. QL37 harbors:
- the thpD gene encoding ectoine hydroxylase; translation: MTTDVRADLYPSRGAAEMTTPRQDPVIWSAPGAPGPIAAKDLQSFEHDGFLAIDQLITPGEVAGYHAELDRLIADPLVRADERSIIEPKSQSVRSVFEVHKLSEVFANLVRDERVVGRARQILGSDVYVHQSRINVKPGFGASGFYWHSDFETWHAEDGLPNMRTVSVSIALTENYDTNGGLMIMPGSHKSFVGCAGETPKDNYKKSLQMQDAGIPSDEVLTKMADRHGIKLFTGKAGSATWFDCNAMHGSGDNITPYARSNVFIVFNSVENTAEEPFAAPIRRPEFIGARDFTPVK
- a CDS encoding ectoine synthase, whose amino-acid sequence is MIVRSFSDIENTDRHIKSASGTWESKRIVLAKEKVGFSLHETVLYAGTETSMWYANHIEAVLCTEGEAELTNDETGETHWISPGTMYLLNGHEKHTLRPKTDFRCVCVFNPPVTGREDHDENGVYPLLTEEG
- the ectB gene encoding diaminobutyrate--2-oxoglutarate transaminase, translating into MTITPPALSVFETLESEVRSYCRGWPAVFDRAQGARLSDEDGHSYLDFFAGAGSLNYGHNNPVLKRALIDYIERDGITHGLDMATTAKRAFLETFENVILRPRDLPYKVMFPGPTGTNAVEAALKLARKVKGRESVVSFTNAFHGMSLGSLAVTGNAFKRAGAGIPLVHGTPMPFDNYFDGTVPDFIWFERLLEDQGSGLNKPAAVIVETVQGEGGINVARAEWLRALQELCHRQDMLLIVDDIQMGCGRTGGFFSFEEAGIVPDIVTLSKSISGYGLPMSLCLFKGELDIWEPGEHNGTFRGNNPAFVTAAATLDAYWADGQMEKQTLARGEQVEQTMLAICGEEPTAQFRGRGLVWGLEFTDPERASAVCARAFELGLLLETSGPQSEVVKLLPPLTITPEELEEGLRTLARSVRETA
- the ectA gene encoding diaminobutyrate acetyltransferase, which encodes MTAAPADFASARSEFLRIDTPRVEDGAAIWRIARDSEVLDLNSSYSYLLWCRDFAATSVVARDENGDPIAFVTGYIRPDRPETLVVWQVAVDQAHRGKGLAATLLDALTSRVASDQGLASVETTITPDNTASDRLFTSFAQRHDVPLEREVLFEGALFPEGTHLPEVLYRIGPF